The Dioscorea cayenensis subsp. rotundata cultivar TDr96_F1 chromosome 7, TDr96_F1_v2_PseudoChromosome.rev07_lg8_w22 25.fasta, whole genome shotgun sequence genome includes a region encoding these proteins:
- the LOC120264263 gene encoding auxin-binding protein 4 isoform X2 has product MGAVSLSWQVLSFLFLLLLASSDAASSHCAYQGPIVRNISNAFQSNFGRGGLSHITIAGALSHGLKEVEVWLQTFSPGSRTPIHRHSCEEVFIILKGKGTLLLASSSFNHPGKPNEFPIYTNATFIVPVNDPHQIWNTSEDEDLQLLAIVSRPPAKIFIYNDWDMRHAAAKLKYPYYWDEECLYQPKDEL; this is encoded by the exons ATGGGAGCAGTATCTCTATCGTGGCAAGTCCTTTCTTTCCTCTTCTTGCTTCTCTTGGCTTCCTCTGATGCTGCTTCCTCTCACTGCGCCTACCAAG GTCCTATTGTGAGAAACATAAGCAATGCATTTCAAAGTAACTTTGGAAGAGGGGGATTGTCACATATCACCATTGCTGGTGCACTTTCCCATGGACTTAAGGAG GTTGAGGTTTGGCTTCAAACATTTTCTCCTGGATCTCGGACACCGATCCATAGACACTCATGTGAAGAGGTGTTTATAATATTGAAAGGAAAAGGCACCCTCCTGCTTGCATCAAGCTCATTTAATCACCCTGGGAAACCTAATGAGTTTCCTATTTATACAAATGCCACATTTATTGTTCCTGTGAATGACCCACATCAG ATATGGAACACAAGTGAAGATGAGGATTTACAGTTACTTGCTATAGTATCTCGCCCACCAGCCAAAAT ATTTATTTACAATGACTGGGACATGCGACATGCAGCGGCCAAATTAAAGTACCCTTATTATTGGGACGAGGAATGTTTGTATCAGCCTAAGGATGAGCTTTGA
- the LOC120264263 gene encoding auxin-binding protein 4 isoform X1, producing MGAVSLSWQVLSFLFLLLLASSDAASSHCAYQGPIVRNISNAFQSNFGRGGLSHITIAGALSHGLKEVEVWLQTFSPGSRTPIHRHSCEEVFIILKGKGTLLLASSSFNHPGKPNEFPIYTNATFIVPVNDPHQIWNTSEDEDLQLLAIVSRPPAKIFIYDDWYMPHTAAKLKFPFDWDEDCYDQPKDEL from the exons ATGGGAGCAGTATCTCTATCGTGGCAAGTCCTTTCTTTCCTCTTCTTGCTTCTCTTGGCTTCCTCTGATGCTGCTTCCTCTCACTGCGCCTACCAAG GTCCTATTGTGAGAAACATAAGCAATGCATTTCAAAGTAACTTTGGAAGAGGGGGATTGTCACATATCACCATTGCTGGTGCACTTTCCCATGGACTTAAGGAG GTTGAGGTTTGGCTTCAAACATTTTCTCCTGGATCTCGGACACCGATCCATAGACACTCATGTGAAGAGGTGTTTATAATATTGAAAGGAAAAGGCACCCTCCTGCTTGCATCAAGCTCATTTAATCACCCTGGGAAACCTAATGAGTTTCCTATTTATACAAATGCCACATTTATTGTTCCTGTGAATGACCCACATCAG ATATGGAACACAAGTGAAGATGAGGATTTACAGTTACTTGCTATAGTATCTCGCCCACCAGCCAAAAT atTTATATATGATGACTGGTACATGCCCCACACTGCAGCCAAATTGAAGTTCCCTTTTGATTGGGATGAGGATTGCTATGATCAACCTAAGGATGAATTGTGA
- the LOC120264347 gene encoding calcium-binding protein 39-like gives MSFSFFRGSSRSPRSTPQSDLAKAIHDSLLALDSKTASKALEEVEKNIATMRQVLSGDGDAEPNPEQVSKLALDICKEDVLSLLVQNLPTLGWKARKDLVHCWCILLGQTDGFTYCCVDYLEKHVELLDFLVMCYNNKEIALNCGSMLRECVKYPTLAKYILESASFELFFKYVELANFDIASDALCTFKELLTRHETAVSQFLSGHYEQFFKLYEKLLTSSNYVTRRQSLKILSEFLLEPPNSQIMKQYITEVRFLKIMMALLEDSSKNIQISAFHMFKVFVANPNKPPEIIDTLSKNCEALLRQLHNLPTSKGGEDEQFEEERDLIINEITRVSQLSNAIT, from the exons ATGTCGTTCTCGTTTTTCAGGGGATCATCGAGGTCTCCTCGATCCACTCCCCAATCCGACCTCGCCAAGGCCATCCATGACTCCCTCCTTGCCCTCGACTCCAAGACCGCCTCCAAG GCTCTGGAAGAAGTTGAGAAGAACATAGCTACGATGAGACAAGTGCTATCTGGGGATGGGGATGCTGAACCAAATCCTGAGCAGGTTTCAAAACTGGCTCTTGATATTTGCAAGGAGGatgttctttctcttcttgttcaAAATTTGCCGACTTTGGGATGGAAA GCTAGAAAGGACTTAGTTCACTGTTGGTGCATTCTGTTGGGGCAGACAGATGGTTTTacttattgttgtgttgatTATCTTGAGAAGCATGTGGAGCTCTTGGATTTCCTTGTTATGTG CTATAACAATAAAGAAATTGCTTTGAATTGCGGTAGCATGTTGAGGGAATGCGTTAAATACCCAACCCTTGCCAA ATATATACTGGAATCAGCTAGCTTTGAGTTGTTCTTCAAATATGTGGAACTGGCAAATTTCGATATTGCTTCTGATGCACTCTGTACCTTCAAG GAGCTGCTAACAAGACATGAAACTGCAGTTTCTCAATTCTTAAGTGGCCATTATGAGCAG TTTTTTAAGCTCTATGAAAAATTATTGACATCATCAAACTATGTAACAAGAAGACAATCCTTGAAG ATCCTTTCGGAATTCCTTTTGGAGCCTCCAAACTCACAAATAATGAAGCAATACATTACGGAAGTGCGATTCTTAAAGATTATGATGGCATTATTGGAG GATTCAagcaaaaatatccaaatatctGCATTCCATATGTTCAAG GTCTTTGTTGCTAACCCAAATAAGCCACCTGAGATCATTGATACTTTGTCGAAGAACTGTGAAGCTTTGTTAAGGCAACTGCACAATCTACCAACAAGCAAAG GTGGCGAAGACGAGCAATTTGAGGAGGAGAGAGATCTAATAATAAACGAGATCACGAGGGTCTCGCAGCTATCCAATGCCATCACCTAG